One Mycobacterium sp. 050128 genomic window carries:
- a CDS encoding potassium channel family protein, which yields MKVAIAGAGAVGRSVARELIENNHDITLIERNPDHVDVDAIPAAQWRLGDACELSLLESVHLEDFDVVVAATGDDKANVVLSLLAKTEFAVPRVVARVNDPRNEWLFTDAWGVDVAVSTPRMLASLIEEAVAVGDLVRLMEFRRGQANLVEITLPDDTPWGGKPVRRLELPRDAALVTILRGPRVIVPEADEPLEGGDELLFVAVTEVEEDLRKLVLPAVAPPGS from the coding sequence ATGAAGGTAGCTATCGCCGGAGCCGGTGCGGTCGGCCGCTCGGTCGCCCGCGAGCTGATCGAGAACAACCACGACATCACCCTGATCGAACGCAACCCCGACCACGTCGACGTCGACGCGATCCCGGCCGCGCAATGGCGTCTCGGCGACGCGTGCGAACTGAGCCTGCTGGAGTCGGTGCACCTCGAGGATTTCGACGTGGTGGTCGCCGCGACCGGTGATGACAAAGCCAACGTCGTGCTGTCCCTGCTGGCCAAGACCGAGTTCGCGGTGCCCCGGGTGGTGGCCCGGGTCAACGACCCCCGCAACGAATGGCTGTTCACCGACGCCTGGGGTGTCGACGTGGCGGTGTCCACCCCGCGCATGCTGGCCTCGCTGATCGAAGAAGCCGTCGCCGTGGGCGATTTGGTGCGCCTGATGGAGTTCCGGCGGGGTCAGGCCAATCTGGTCGAGATCACCCTGCCCGACGACACGCCCTGGGGTGGCAAGCCGGTCCGCCGGCTCGAGCTGCCCCGCGATGCCGCGCTGGTGACCATCCTGCGCGGGCCGCGCGTGATCGTCCCGGAAGCCGACGAGCCACTGGAAGGCGGCGACGAGTTGCTCTTCGTCGCGGTCACCGAGGTCGAAGAGGACCTGCGCAAGCTGGTGCTGCCGGCGGTTGCGCCACCCGGCAGCTAA
- a CDS encoding potassium channel family protein, with protein MRVVVMGCGRVGSSLADGLSRIGHDVAVIDRDSTAFNRLSPEFAGERVLGQGFDRDVLLKAGIEETDAFAAVSSGDNSNIISARLARETFGVHRVVARIYDAKRAEVYERLGIPTIATVPWTTDRLLGLLTRDTETAKWRDPTGTVAVAEVVLHEDWAGRRATDLEQATGARVAFLIRFGTGILPEPKTVIQAGDQVYIAAISGRAAEAVAIAALPPADDIDSGAGH; from the coding sequence GTGCGGGTGGTTGTAATGGGCTGCGGGCGGGTGGGCTCGTCGCTGGCCGACGGGCTGTCCCGAATTGGTCACGACGTCGCCGTGATCGACCGCGACAGCACGGCATTCAACCGGCTGAGCCCGGAGTTCGCCGGCGAGCGGGTGCTGGGCCAGGGCTTCGACCGCGATGTGCTGCTGAAGGCCGGCATCGAGGAGACCGACGCGTTCGCCGCGGTGTCCTCCGGCGACAACTCCAACATCATTTCGGCCCGGTTGGCCCGCGAGACGTTCGGCGTTCACCGGGTGGTGGCGCGGATCTACGACGCCAAGCGCGCCGAGGTCTACGAACGCCTCGGTATTCCCACGATTGCCACCGTGCCGTGGACCACCGACCGGCTGCTCGGCCTGCTGACCCGCGACACCGAGACTGCCAAATGGCGCGACCCCACCGGCACGGTCGCCGTCGCCGAGGTCGTCCTGCACGAGGACTGGGCGGGCCGCCGCGCCACCGATCTCGAGCAGGCCACCGGTGCTCGCGTGGCGTTTCTGATCCGGTTCGGCACCGGCATCCTGCCCGAGCCCAAGACGGTCATCCAGGCCGGCGATCAGGTCTACATCGCCGCGATCTCCGGCCGCGCAGCCGAGGCGGTGGCCATCGCCGCCCTGCCGCCCGCCGACGACATCGATTCGGGGGCGGGGCATTGA
- a CDS encoding APC family permease, translating to MSKLSTAARRLLIGRPQRSDRLSHTLLPKRIALPVFASDALSSVAYAPEEVFLMLSVAGAAAYALTPWIGLAVAAVMLVVVASYRQNVHAYPSGGGDYEVVTTNLGETAGLVVASALMVDYVLTVAVSTSSAMANIGSAVPLVAQNKVWFCVAAILVVMALNLRGIRESGVAFAIPTYAFIVGVVVMIGWGLIRIFVLGNPLRAESAAFQMHAEHGQIVGFAFAFLLARSFSSGCAALTGVEAISNGVPAFQKPKSRNAATTLLMLGVIAVTLLMGIIVLAQQIHVQLVDDPATQLTGAPAGYLQKTLVTQLAETVFGSFRIGFLLIATVTALILVLAANTAFNGFPVLGSVLAQHSYLPRQLHTRGDRLAFSNGILFLSAAALAFVIAFRGEVTALIQLYIVGVFISFTLSQIGMVRHWTRLLRNETDPKVRAKMKRSRVINTVGLLSTGAVLLVVLVTKFFAGAWIAIVAMGALFVIMKMIRRHYATVSRELEEQAAAQHDVVLPSRNHALVLVSKLHLPTLRALAYARATRPDVLEAVTVSVDDTETRALVHDWEHSEISVPLKVIASPYRDITRPVLDYVKRVSKDSPRTVVTVFIPEYVVGHWWEQVLHNQSALRLKGRLLFMPNVMVTSVPWQLSSSERLKTLQPHAAPGDARRGIFD from the coding sequence GTGTCCAAACTTTCAACCGCAGCGCGCCGGTTGCTCATCGGGCGACCGCAACGCAGCGACCGGCTGAGCCACACCCTGCTGCCCAAACGCATCGCCTTGCCGGTGTTCGCTTCCGACGCACTGTCCTCGGTCGCGTATGCGCCCGAGGAAGTCTTCTTGATGCTGTCGGTGGCCGGAGCGGCCGCCTACGCGCTGACGCCGTGGATCGGGCTCGCGGTGGCCGCGGTGATGTTGGTGGTGGTGGCCAGCTACCGGCAGAACGTTCACGCTTACCCGTCCGGCGGCGGTGACTACGAAGTGGTCACCACCAACCTCGGCGAGACCGCCGGCCTCGTCGTGGCCAGTGCGCTGATGGTGGATTATGTTCTCACCGTTGCTGTTTCGACCTCATCCGCGATGGCGAACATCGGTTCGGCGGTCCCGCTCGTGGCGCAGAACAAGGTGTGGTTCTGTGTGGCCGCCATTCTCGTGGTGATGGCGTTGAATTTGCGTGGGATCCGCGAGTCCGGGGTGGCTTTCGCGATCCCGACCTACGCGTTCATCGTCGGGGTCGTCGTGATGATCGGGTGGGGGCTGATCCGGATTTTCGTGCTGGGCAATCCGCTGCGCGCCGAATCCGCCGCCTTCCAGATGCATGCCGAGCACGGCCAGATCGTCGGTTTCGCCTTTGCCTTCCTGCTGGCCCGCTCGTTCTCGTCCGGCTGCGCGGCGCTGACGGGTGTCGAGGCGATCAGCAACGGCGTCCCGGCGTTCCAGAAACCCAAGTCCCGCAACGCCGCAACGACGCTGCTGATGCTCGGCGTGATCGCGGTGACGCTGCTGATGGGCATCATCGTGCTGGCCCAGCAGATCCATGTGCAGCTGGTCGACGATCCCGCCACTCAGCTGACGGGTGCGCCGGCCGGCTACCTGCAGAAGACACTGGTCACCCAGCTCGCCGAGACGGTGTTCGGCAGCTTCCGAATCGGGTTTCTGCTCATCGCCACCGTGACGGCCCTGATCTTGGTGCTGGCGGCCAACACCGCGTTCAACGGCTTCCCGGTGCTCGGCTCGGTGCTGGCGCAGCACAGCTATCTGCCGCGCCAGCTGCACACCCGCGGTGACCGCCTGGCCTTCTCGAACGGGATCCTGTTTCTGTCGGCCGCGGCTCTGGCATTCGTCATCGCGTTCCGCGGTGAGGTCACCGCGCTGATCCAGCTCTACATCGTCGGCGTGTTCATATCGTTCACGCTGAGCCAAATCGGCATGGTCCGGCACTGGACTCGCCTGTTGCGCAACGAGACCGACCCGAAGGTGCGGGCCAAGATGAAGCGCTCGCGGGTGATCAACACGGTCGGTCTGCTATCCACCGGCGCGGTTCTGCTGGTGGTGCTGGTCACCAAATTCTTTGCCGGGGCCTGGATCGCGATCGTCGCGATGGGCGCGCTGTTCGTCATCATGAAGATGATCCGCAGGCACTACGCCACCGTCTCGCGGGAACTGGAGGAGCAGGCCGCCGCCCAGCACGACGTGGTACTGCCCAGCCGCAACCACGCCCTGGTGCTGGTGTCGAAGCTGCATCTACCGACGCTGCGTGCTCTGGCCTACGCGCGCGCGACCCGCCCCGATGTGCTCGAGGCCGTCACTGTCAGCGTCGACGACACGGAAACCCGTGCGCTGGTGCATGATTGGGAGCACAGCGAGATCAGCGTGCCGCTGAAGGTGATCGCCTCGCCCTACCGCGACATCACCCGTCCGGTGCTCGATTACGTCAAGCGGGTCAGCAAGGACTCGCCGCGCACCGTGGTGACGGTGTTCATTCCCGAGTACGTCGTCGGCCACTGGTGGGAGCAGGTGCTACACAACCAAAGCGCGTTGCGACTCAAGGGCCGGCTGCTGTTCATGCCGAACGTGATGGTGACTTCGGTTCCGTGGCAATTGAGTTCGTCGGAGCGGCTCAAGACCCTGCAGCCGCACGCTGCTCCCGGTGACGCCCGCCGCGGAATCTTCGACTAA
- a CDS encoding class I SAM-dependent RNA methyltransferase encodes MPPGELTLIAGAPANGGSCVAHHEGRVVFVRYALPGERVRVRVTADRGSYWHAEVVEVLDASADRTDSLCPIAGVEGAGCCDLAFAAPEAVRTLKGQVVANQLERIGGHRWNGEAQPLSDCGPTGWRTRVRLEVGADARPGFHRYHSDELVTDLRCAQLPPGMLDGLVQACSPGDLSPNAQLHVAVDDDGCRHVVRTLRAGGRTATNVVQGNYEATQRVGRRSWEVPVTAFWQAHRDAARVYSALVTDWAQPGSGMSVWDLYGGVGVFAAALGGAVGESGRVLCVDTARASTRAARAALVDLPQVDVITDSVRRAVSTQKARADVAVLDPPRSGAGRDVIDLLAAAAVPRVVHIGCEAASFARDIGLYLGHGYTVEQIKVFDAFPLTHHTECIALLTR; translated from the coding sequence CTGCCACCCGGGGAGCTGACGCTGATCGCCGGCGCTCCCGCCAACGGCGGTAGCTGCGTGGCCCACCACGAAGGCCGGGTGGTGTTCGTTCGCTACGCCCTACCCGGCGAGCGGGTGCGGGTGCGGGTCACCGCGGACCGGGGATCCTATTGGCACGCAGAGGTTGTCGAAGTCCTGGACGCGTCGGCGGACCGGACCGATTCGTTGTGCCCGATCGCGGGCGTCGAGGGCGCCGGGTGCTGCGATCTGGCATTCGCCGCCCCGGAAGCGGTGCGGACGCTCAAGGGTCAGGTCGTGGCCAATCAGCTGGAGCGCATCGGCGGGCATCGCTGGAACGGTGAGGCGCAACCACTTTCAGATTGCGGCCCCACCGGTTGGCGCACCCGGGTGCGCCTCGAGGTGGGCGCGGACGCCCGCCCCGGGTTTCACCGCTACCACAGCGACGAGCTGGTGACCGACTTGCGGTGTGCGCAACTGCCGCCGGGCATGCTGGACGGACTGGTCCAAGCGTGTTCTCCGGGCGACCTGTCCCCGAACGCACAGTTGCACGTCGCCGTCGATGACGACGGATGCCGCCATGTGGTGCGCACCCTGCGTGCGGGCGGGCGAACGGCGACCAATGTGGTGCAGGGCAACTACGAGGCGACCCAACGCGTCGGGCGGCGCAGCTGGGAAGTGCCGGTGACCGCGTTCTGGCAGGCGCACCGGGATGCGGCGCGGGTGTACAGCGCTCTGGTCACCGACTGGGCACAGCCCGGCTCCGGCATGAGCGTGTGGGATCTCTACGGCGGCGTCGGCGTTTTCGCCGCCGCCCTGGGCGGCGCGGTGGGGGAGTCCGGACGGGTTCTCTGTGTCGACACCGCGCGCGCGTCGACCCGGGCCGCGCGGGCCGCTCTGGTTGATCTTCCGCAGGTGGACGTCATCACCGATTCGGTGCGTCGCGCGGTCTCGACGCAGAAAGCCCGCGCCGACGTCGCGGTGCTGGATCCGCCGCGGTCGGGCGCCGGGCGCGACGTCATCGACCTCCTCGCCGCCGCCGCCGTTCCGCGGGTGGTGCACATCGGTTGTGAGGCAGCGTCTTTCGCTCGCGACATCGGCCTGTACCTCGGTCATGGTTATACCGTCGAGCAGATCAAGGTGTTCGACGCGTTCCCGCTGACTCATCACACCGAATGCATCGCGCTGCTGACCCGCTAG
- a CDS encoding cation:proton antiporter domain-containing protein, whose amino-acid sequence MNETLRYALLVLFASAVGLIAVLANRLTERVKIPVPLLVLVGAAVAAHTVPAVQSPSEPTVERVITIALVLVLFDGGMHIGPARFRAAAAPILSVGVMGTALTAAGAAVILHYLCGIDWFPAVLVATAVAPTDPAVVFSVLGKREIAGRSSTILEGESGANDPVGIALMASLVAAGGLSVAGFVSVGTQFVLQMAIGLAVGVIGGRALLVFMRRVALPSEGLYSLRTLASSLMLYGIATLAHGSGFLAVFVAGIVIGDARAPYKPDIKRFHAALAGLAEIVAFAVLGLTVDLNVLAHPDVWIPGLVLGVALTVVIRPLAVGSCLLPVRLQPNERIFILFAGLKGAVPILLGEFLRAAHVADAERLYGIVVVVVIFSVLVQGSSVPGVAQLLRLPMRTVETQPWEIGIRLQDEPEGIHRLHVAPGSAAEGCTIEGLGDRAGDIWVSMVVRATGLVPVRGDTELEAGDEVVVLADPELRDSLAELFGTS is encoded by the coding sequence GTGAACGAAACTCTCCGGTACGCATTGTTGGTCTTGTTCGCCAGTGCCGTCGGTTTGATCGCGGTGTTGGCGAACCGGCTGACCGAGCGGGTCAAAATCCCGGTGCCCCTGTTGGTTCTGGTCGGAGCCGCGGTCGCGGCGCACACCGTGCCCGCGGTGCAGTCACCGTCGGAGCCCACCGTCGAGCGGGTGATCACGATCGCGCTGGTGCTGGTGCTGTTCGACGGCGGCATGCACATCGGGCCCGCGCGCTTCCGCGCGGCCGCTGCCCCGATCCTTTCGGTCGGCGTCATGGGCACCGCGCTGACCGCCGCCGGCGCCGCGGTGATCCTGCACTACTTATGCGGAATCGATTGGTTCCCTGCGGTGCTCGTGGCCACCGCCGTGGCTCCCACCGACCCGGCGGTGGTCTTCTCGGTGTTGGGCAAACGCGAGATCGCCGGTCGCAGCAGCACCATCCTGGAGGGCGAGTCCGGTGCCAACGACCCGGTCGGCATCGCCTTGATGGCCAGCCTGGTCGCCGCCGGTGGCCTCAGCGTTGCCGGCTTCGTCAGCGTCGGAACGCAATTCGTTCTGCAAATGGCGATTGGCCTGGCCGTCGGGGTGATCGGCGGCCGCGCCCTGCTCGTGTTCATGCGCCGCGTGGCACTGCCGAGCGAAGGCCTCTACTCGCTGCGGACCCTGGCATCGAGCCTGATGCTGTACGGCATCGCCACGCTGGCGCACGGCTCGGGATTTCTGGCGGTGTTCGTCGCGGGCATCGTGATCGGCGACGCTCGCGCGCCCTACAAGCCGGACATCAAGCGATTCCACGCGGCGTTGGCGGGCCTGGCCGAAATCGTCGCGTTCGCCGTCCTGGGGTTGACCGTCGACCTCAACGTCCTTGCCCACCCCGACGTATGGATTCCCGGGCTCGTCCTCGGCGTGGCCCTGACCGTGGTGATTCGGCCGTTGGCGGTGGGCTCCTGCCTGCTTCCCGTCCGGCTGCAGCCAAACGAACGCATCTTCATCCTCTTCGCCGGCCTCAAGGGTGCGGTGCCGATCCTGTTGGGCGAGTTCCTGCGGGCCGCGCACGTCGCCGACGCGGAGCGGCTGTACGGGATCGTGGTCGTCGTCGTGATCTTCTCGGTGCTGGTGCAAGGCAGCTCGGTGCCCGGTGTGGCACAACTGCTGCGGCTGCCCATGCGTACCGTCGAGACGCAGCCGTGGGAGATCGGTATCCGGCTGCAGGACGAACCCGAGGGGATCCATCGCCTGCACGTTGCCCCGGGGTCAGCCGCCGAGGGCTGCACGATCGAGGGTCTCGGCGACCGTGCCGGAGACATCTGGGTGAGCATGGTGGTGCGCGCCACCGGCCTGGTGCCGGTGCGCGGCGACACCGAACTGGAGGCCGGCGACGAGGTCGTCGTCCTGGCCGATCCCGAGCTTCGCGACAGCCTGGCCGAACTGTTCGGCACTTCGTAG
- the dxs gene encoding 1-deoxy-D-xylulose-5-phosphate synthase — protein sequence MLEQIRGPADLQHLSQQQLRDLASEIREFLIHKVAATGGHLGPNLGVVELTLALHRVFDSPHDPIIFDTGHQAYVHKMLTGRAHDFETLRKKGGLSGYPSRAESEHDWVESSHASAALSYADGLAKAFELTGHRNRHVVAVVGDGALTGGMCWEALNNIAASGRPVVIVVNDNGRSYAPTIGGVADHLAMLRLQPAYEQALEKGRDVVRAVPLIGEICYHFMHSVKAGIKDSLAPQLLFTDLGLKYVGPVDGHDERAVEAALRRARGFGGPVIVHVATRKGMGYAPAEDDEAEQMHSCGVIDPATGQATKIAGPGWTATFSDALIEYGAKRRDIVAITAAMPGPTGLSAFGQRFPDRLFDVGIAEQHALTSAAGLAMGGMHPVVAIYSTFLNRAFDQVMMDVALHKLPVTIVLDRAGVTGSDGASHNGMWDLSMLNIVPGMRVAAPRDATRLREELGEALEVDDGPTALRFPKGDVGEDIPALEQRSGVDVLAVPADGLNHDVLLVAVGAFASMALEVAKRLHNQGIGVTVIDPRWVLPVCDGVLELAVQHKLLVTLEDSGVNGGVGSAVSAALRRADIDMPCRDVGLDQEFYEHASRGEVLADVGLTDQDVARRITGWVAAQASNESEAEIREHLD from the coding sequence ATGTTGGAACAGATCCGCGGCCCTGCCGATCTGCAGCACCTTTCCCAACAGCAGCTCCGCGATCTGGCCTCCGAGATCCGCGAGTTCCTGATCCACAAGGTGGCTGCGACCGGGGGCCACCTTGGGCCGAACCTCGGCGTCGTCGAGCTGACGCTGGCGCTGCACCGGGTGTTCGACTCACCGCACGATCCGATCATCTTCGACACAGGTCACCAGGCCTATGTGCACAAGATGCTGACCGGACGCGCCCACGACTTCGAGACGCTGCGCAAAAAGGGCGGCCTGTCGGGGTATCCGTCGCGCGCCGAGAGCGAGCATGACTGGGTGGAGTCCAGCCACGCCAGTGCGGCCTTGTCCTACGCCGACGGCCTGGCCAAGGCGTTCGAGCTGACCGGACACCGCAACCGGCATGTGGTCGCCGTCGTCGGCGACGGTGCGCTGACCGGCGGCATGTGCTGGGAGGCGCTGAACAACATCGCGGCGTCGGGTCGTCCGGTGGTGATCGTCGTCAACGACAACGGCCGCAGCTATGCACCCACGATCGGCGGTGTCGCCGACCACCTGGCCATGCTGCGGCTGCAGCCGGCCTACGAGCAGGCGCTGGAAAAGGGTCGTGACGTGGTGCGTGCGGTGCCGCTGATCGGCGAGATCTGCTACCACTTCATGCACAGCGTCAAGGCGGGCATCAAGGACTCGCTGGCCCCGCAGCTGCTGTTCACCGATCTCGGCCTGAAGTATGTCGGCCCGGTCGACGGTCACGACGAGCGCGCCGTGGAGGCCGCGCTGCGCCGGGCCCGCGGCTTCGGCGGCCCGGTGATCGTGCACGTCGCCACCCGCAAGGGCATGGGCTACGCCCCGGCCGAGGACGACGAGGCCGAACAGATGCACTCGTGCGGCGTGATCGACCCGGCCACCGGCCAGGCCACCAAGATCGCGGGCCCGGGCTGGACGGCGACCTTCTCCGACGCGCTGATCGAATACGGCGCAAAACGTCGCGACATCGTGGCGATCACGGCGGCGATGCCCGGCCCGACCGGGCTGTCGGCGTTCGGGCAACGGTTCCCGGATCGGCTGTTCGACGTCGGCATCGCCGAGCAGCACGCGCTGACGTCGGCGGCCGGGCTGGCGATGGGTGGGATGCACCCGGTGGTGGCCATCTACTCGACGTTCCTCAACCGGGCGTTCGACCAGGTCATGATGGATGTGGCGCTGCACAAGCTGCCCGTCACCATCGTGCTCGACCGTGCCGGGGTCACCGGTTCCGACGGCGCCAGCCACAACGGCATGTGGGATCTGTCGATGCTGAACATCGTGCCCGGCATGCGGGTGGCCGCCCCGCGCGACGCCACCCGGCTGCGCGAAGAACTCGGCGAGGCGCTGGAGGTCGACGACGGCCCCACGGCGCTCCGGTTCCCCAAAGGCGATGTGGGCGAAGACATTCCGGCCCTGGAACAACGGTCGGGAGTGGATGTGCTCGCGGTGCCCGCCGACGGGCTCAACCACGATGTGCTGTTGGTGGCCGTCGGTGCATTCGCGTCGATGGCGCTCGAGGTGGCCAAGCGGCTGCACAACCAGGGGATCGGGGTGACCGTGATCGACCCGCGGTGGGTGCTGCCGGTCTGCGACGGTGTACTCGAATTGGCAGTGCAGCACAAGCTGCTCGTCACGCTGGAGGACAGCGGCGTCAATGGTGGTGTGGGGTCGGCGGTTTCGGCCGCGCTGCGCCGCGCCGACATCGACATGCCGTGCCGCGACGTCGGCCTGGATCAAGAGTTCTACGAGCACGCCTCACGCGGTGAGGTGCTCGCCGACGTCGGGCTGACCGACCAGGATGTGGCCCGCCGGATCACCGGTTGGGTTGCCGCCCAAGCCAGTAACGAATCCGAAGCCGAGATCCGCGAGCACCTGGACTAG
- a CDS encoding YbaB/EbfC family nucleoid-associated protein gives MSTDRHPQMAQALEYGQQLQSALEDDLYRTHTETFTATDEAKTVEVTVNGRRNVTDLRIEDGLLRLGAETVEQRVNEALRNAAAVVNAANEAQQQRLIESLAGIAASMTDTLGLA, from the coding sequence ATGAGCACAGACCGCCACCCACAAATGGCTCAGGCGCTGGAATACGGACAGCAATTGCAATCGGCCCTCGAGGACGACCTGTACCGCACGCACACCGAAACCTTCACGGCCACCGACGAAGCCAAGACCGTCGAAGTAACGGTGAACGGGCGCCGCAACGTCACCGACCTCCGTATCGAAGATGGCCTGCTGCGGCTGGGTGCCGAAACGGTCGAGCAGCGCGTCAACGAGGCCTTGCGCAACGCGGCGGCCGTGGTGAATGCAGCCAACGAAGCCCAGCAGCAACGGCTGATCGAGTCCCTGGCCGGCATTGCCGCGTCGATGACGGACACGTTGGGCTTGGCCTGA
- a CDS encoding ESX-1 secretion-associated protein → MTNLSVTSKYLVDVLAAAQQRTTEDFKKSATAVEGVGVNAWVSHGVACGPGNDAVVEVEARRTQALGLMIKVADDLATKLRAAAQAYEGTDHKAAQDLDTQLRPG, encoded by the coding sequence ATGACAAATCTGAGCGTCACCTCAAAATATCTCGTCGACGTGCTCGCGGCGGCGCAGCAGAGAACCACCGAAGACTTCAAGAAATCGGCCACCGCGGTCGAGGGAGTCGGCGTCAACGCATGGGTCAGCCATGGTGTGGCCTGCGGACCCGGCAACGATGCGGTGGTCGAGGTCGAGGCTCGCCGCACCCAGGCGCTCGGTCTGATGATCAAGGTTGCCGACGACCTCGCCACGAAATTGCGTGCGGCCGCCCAAGCGTACGAGGGCACCGACCATAAGGCCGCTCAAGATCTCGACACCCAGCTGCGCCCCGGCTGA
- a CDS encoding EspA/EspE family type VII secretion system effector has protein sequence MAVAASEIGGLVGSLAGIGRNIAAKDWIATGIGAGAFGMETTKIIVKGIAERRIKAEIERGLQERTNPWAAEVPIIEWGIVAITVFEYCLGLGDATKGVEFDNARSKLDSPKRDLELAIPDSRWESTASQEYAKQNQAQLNRVSLMRTQDQAMMDVLAAEVAQLTEIRRAVAGIKDGLTGCIFVALLIKAYGSEASSLVFQKVVTLAAIAATVSALGYMEFYSGTETRPKIKEVVEEYEKIIAEMTTYLSDSHLAPTVVTAPAKGSKVSDFSSRTAAMTMPDPATSSGEAAPTESTIVPGLSQQSQMPEQPVSAMPGLIPPIRESERDEDLPGQQTSPVPSSVTQPPVTTAQRSKTAPAAGEPTAPGSAAPEEATGSEDIEVAGAAAGTEATERPPVELTAPGAEQAQGPVAAN, from the coding sequence ATGGCTGTTGCAGCATCAGAAATTGGCGGCCTTGTGGGTAGTCTCGCCGGCATTGGCAGGAATATCGCCGCCAAAGATTGGATTGCGACGGGCATAGGCGCCGGCGCATTCGGCATGGAAACCACCAAAATTATTGTTAAAGGCATCGCCGAGCGAAGAATTAAGGCTGAAATAGAACGTGGCCTTCAGGAGCGGACCAACCCCTGGGCGGCAGAGGTGCCGATTATCGAGTGGGGCATCGTCGCCATTACGGTCTTCGAATACTGCCTTGGTCTTGGTGACGCAACCAAGGGAGTCGAATTCGACAATGCCCGTTCGAAACTCGACTCGCCCAAGCGGGACTTGGAGTTGGCCATCCCCGACAGCAGGTGGGAGTCCACCGCGTCGCAAGAGTATGCCAAGCAGAACCAAGCCCAACTGAATCGCGTTTCCCTGATGCGAACCCAGGATCAGGCGATGATGGATGTGCTGGCCGCTGAAGTCGCTCAGCTCACTGAAATACGCCGTGCGGTCGCGGGAATCAAAGACGGACTTACCGGATGCATATTTGTTGCCCTACTGATCAAAGCGTATGGCAGCGAGGCCTCGTCGTTGGTGTTTCAGAAAGTGGTGACCCTGGCCGCGATCGCTGCGACGGTAAGCGCACTCGGTTACATGGAATTCTATTCGGGCACCGAGACCAGACCGAAGATAAAGGAAGTGGTCGAAGAATACGAGAAGATTATCGCGGAAATGACCACTTACCTCTCGGATTCTCACCTCGCGCCGACCGTCGTCACGGCGCCCGCGAAAGGCTCTAAAGTCTCCGATTTCTCCAGCAGGACCGCCGCGATGACCATGCCCGACCCGGCCACGTCATCGGGCGAGGCCGCGCCGACCGAATCGACGATTGTTCCTGGCCTAAGTCAGCAGAGCCAAATGCCGGAACAACCGGTGAGCGCTATGCCCGGCCTGATCCCGCCGATCCGCGAGTCCGAACGGGACGAAGACCTGCCGGGCCAGCAAACTTCGCCCGTTCCGAGCAGCGTCACGCAGCCGCCGGTCACCACCGCTCAGCGCAGCAAGACGGCCCCGGCCGCCGGCGAACCCACCGCTCCCGGGAGCGCCGCCCCCGAGGAAGCCACCGGGAGCGAGGACATCGAAGTCGCGGGTGCGGCCGCGGGCACCGAGGCCACGGAGCGCCCGCCCGTCGAACTCACGGCACCTGGAGCTGAGCAGGCGCAGGGGCCGGTAGCGGCGAACTAG